Proteins encoded within one genomic window of Gloeobacter kilaueensis JS1:
- a CDS encoding type I glyceraldehyde-3-phosphate dehydrogenase has protein sequence MTIRVAINGFGRIGRNFLRCWLGRKESHIEVVAINDTSDPHTNAHLLKYDSMLGTFGGEVSSDENSLITNGHTIKCYSDRNPLNLPWKDWGIDLVIESTGVFTSRDGASKHLAAGAKKVLITAPGKNDDGTFVYGVNHHLYEHDKHTIISNASCTTNCLAPVAKVLHEQFRIVKGTMTTIHSYTGDQRLLDASHRDLRRARAAALSIVPTSTGAAKAIGLVLPELKGKLDGLAFRVPTPNVSVVDLVVEVEKSTLVEQVNHVLKEAAENELKGVLAVSEIPLVSIDYRSTDVSSIVDAALTMVLKDNLVKVIAWYDNEWGYSQRVVDLAELVGEKWTA, from the coding sequence ATGACCATCAGAGTAGCAATCAACGGCTTCGGACGGATCGGGCGCAACTTTTTGCGCTGCTGGCTGGGTCGCAAGGAGTCGCATATCGAAGTCGTTGCCATCAACGACACCTCCGACCCACACACCAACGCCCACCTGCTCAAGTACGATTCGATGCTGGGCACCTTCGGCGGTGAGGTAAGTTCCGACGAGAACTCGCTCATCACCAACGGCCACACGATCAAGTGTTATTCCGATCGCAACCCCCTCAACCTGCCCTGGAAGGACTGGGGAATCGATCTGGTGATCGAATCGACGGGCGTGTTCACCAGCCGCGACGGTGCCTCCAAGCATCTGGCCGCCGGTGCCAAGAAGGTGTTGATTACTGCTCCAGGCAAAAACGACGACGGTACCTTCGTCTACGGCGTCAACCATCACCTCTACGAGCACGACAAGCACACGATCATCAGCAACGCCTCCTGCACGACCAACTGCCTTGCGCCGGTGGCCAAAGTTCTTCACGAGCAGTTCCGGATCGTCAAGGGAACGATGACGACCATCCACAGCTACACCGGCGATCAGCGCCTGCTCGATGCGAGCCACCGCGACCTGCGCCGCGCCCGTGCCGCTGCCCTCAGCATCGTGCCCACCAGCACCGGAGCTGCCAAGGCGATCGGCCTGGTGCTCCCTGAACTCAAAGGCAAGCTCGACGGCCTCGCCTTCCGGGTACCCACCCCCAACGTCTCGGTGGTCGATCTGGTGGTCGAAGTCGAAAAATCTACCCTGGTCGAACAGGTCAACCACGTCCTCAAAGAAGCGGCGGAGAACGAACTGAAGGGCGTACTCGCCGTCAGCGAAATTCCCCTCGTCTCGATCGACTACCGCTCGACGGACGTCTCCTCGATCGTCGATGCGGCCCTGACGATGGTGCTCAAAGACAACCTCGTCAAGGTAATTGCCTGGTACGACAACGAGTGGGGCTACTCCCAGCGCGTCGTCGATCTGGCGGAACTGGTCGGCGAGAAGTGGACGGCTTGA
- a CDS encoding flavin prenyltransferase UbiX: protein MPASTNRPIVVGVAGASGLIYAVRTLGFLLAADYEVDLVASRASFMVWREETGQTMPAEASEQERFWREQCGALAGKLRCHPWADVGASIASGSYRTRGMIVIPCSMATVGKLAAGLSSDLLERAADVHLKEGRSLVLVPRETPFSLIHLRNLTALAEAGARIVPAIPAWYHRPQSIEDLVDFVVGRALDQLDIDHDLFERWQPDR, encoded by the coding sequence TTGCCCGCCTCCACCAATCGCCCGATTGTCGTCGGTGTCGCCGGTGCCTCCGGCCTCATCTATGCCGTGCGCACCCTGGGTTTTTTGCTCGCTGCCGACTACGAGGTGGACCTGGTGGCTTCCCGCGCCAGTTTTATGGTCTGGCGCGAGGAGACGGGCCAGACGATGCCCGCTGAGGCCAGTGAGCAGGAGCGCTTCTGGCGCGAGCAGTGCGGCGCGCTCGCGGGCAAGTTGCGCTGTCACCCCTGGGCCGATGTCGGCGCTTCGATCGCGAGCGGTTCTTACCGCACACGCGGCATGATCGTCATCCCCTGCAGCATGGCCACCGTCGGCAAGCTGGCCGCCGGGCTCAGTTCGGACCTGCTGGAGCGGGCAGCGGACGTGCATCTAAAAGAAGGCCGTTCTCTGGTACTGGTGCCGCGCGAGACGCCTTTTAGCCTCATCCACCTGCGCAACCTCACTGCCCTTGCTGAGGCTGGAGCCCGGATCGTGCCTGCGATTCCCGCCTGGTATCACCGCCCCCAGAGCATCGAGGATCTGGTCGATTTTGTGGTTGGCCGCGCCCTCGATCAGCTCGATATCGATCACGATCTTTTTGAGCGCTGGCAACCGGATCGGTGA
- a CDS encoding homoserine dehydrogenase has translation MVAIRVGLLGYGGLGQAAGRLLAHKRELQLVAVADSKGYAHSGDGLDAVALEQAMRIHGSVGYLGTAGVLTSDPIEALLAQNVAVDGYFLALPNLPNTFMASVAQSFIASGWRGVLVDAIKRTSAVEQLLSLEDAFKRSGITYITGCGATPGLLTAAAALAAQSFVEVLSVRITFGVGIANWEAYRSTVREDIAHLEGYSTEQARSMSDAEVAALLESTGGLLKLENMEHADDILLERAGICARERVQVGGVVDTRNPQKPLSTNVQLTGRTFEGKISTHSFVLGDETSMAANVCGPAFGYLKTGVELHRRGHYGIWSSADLMPRFAH, from the coding sequence ATGGTAGCAATCAGGGTCGGTCTATTGGGCTACGGCGGGCTTGGGCAGGCAGCGGGGCGGCTGCTCGCCCACAAGCGCGAGTTGCAACTGGTGGCAGTTGCTGATAGCAAAGGCTACGCCCACAGCGGCGACGGACTCGACGCGGTGGCGCTGGAACAGGCGATGCGCATCCACGGGTCGGTGGGCTATCTGGGGACAGCCGGTGTGCTCACCTCCGATCCCATCGAGGCGCTGCTCGCCCAGAATGTCGCCGTGGACGGTTACTTTCTCGCACTGCCCAACCTGCCCAACACCTTCATGGCCTCCGTCGCCCAAAGTTTTATCGCCAGCGGTTGGCGCGGCGTACTTGTCGATGCGATCAAGCGCACGAGCGCTGTTGAGCAACTGCTTAGCCTCGAAGATGCCTTCAAGCGCTCAGGCATCACCTACATTACTGGCTGCGGAGCGACGCCCGGCCTGCTGACGGCGGCGGCAGCCCTCGCCGCCCAGAGCTTTGTCGAAGTCCTGAGCGTGCGGATCACCTTCGGCGTCGGCATCGCCAACTGGGAAGCCTATCGCTCGACGGTGCGCGAGGACATTGCCCATCTAGAGGGCTATTCGACCGAGCAAGCCCGCTCGATGAGCGATGCGGAGGTGGCGGCACTGCTTGAGAGCACCGGCGGCCTGCTCAAGCTCGAAAATATGGAACACGCCGACGACATCCTGCTGGAGCGCGCCGGAATCTGTGCGCGGGAGCGGGTGCAGGTAGGCGGTGTCGTCGATACGCGCAATCCCCAAAAACCGCTCAGCACCAATGTCCAGCTCACCGGTCGCACCTTCGAGGGCAAAATCTCCACCCACAGTTTCGTCCTTGGCGACGAGACCTCGATGGCGGCCAACGTCTGCGGTCCCGCCTTCGGTTATCTCAAAACTGGGGTCGAGCTGCACAGACGCGGCCACTACGGAATCTGGAGTTCCGCCGATTTGATGCCCCGTTTCGCCCACTAG
- a CDS encoding ABC transporter permease: MRYLRVLQLFWTTALAAEAEYRANFVLAAINSLGQLAGSLFGLFLFYGNGYRFAGWRWEEAVVVLGLFTVFQGFGTTFLSPNLNRIVQQVQQGTLDFVLLKPISSQFWLSTRSLSPWGLPDLGFGLFLIFYAGGRLGIAPGNYLLALVPLAFGLVILYSLWFMLGATSIWFVKIYNVTEVLNGLLEAGRYPMVAYPFAYRLFFTFVIPVAFLTTVPAEALLGRTQIVWLAGAAALAAFLFLASALFWRFALRFYTSASS, from the coding sequence ATGCGCTACTTGCGAGTACTGCAACTGTTCTGGACGACGGCTCTGGCGGCGGAGGCAGAATATCGCGCCAACTTCGTTCTGGCGGCGATCAACAGCCTGGGCCAGCTCGCGGGCAGTTTGTTCGGTCTTTTTCTTTTTTATGGCAACGGCTACCGCTTCGCGGGCTGGCGCTGGGAGGAGGCGGTAGTCGTGCTCGGGCTTTTTACCGTCTTTCAGGGCTTCGGCACCACCTTCCTCAGTCCCAATCTCAACCGGATCGTCCAGCAGGTGCAGCAGGGCACCCTCGACTTCGTGCTGCTCAAGCCCATCAGCAGCCAGTTCTGGCTCTCGACGCGCTCGCTCTCGCCCTGGGGTCTGCCGGATCTGGGCTTTGGCCTGTTTCTTATCTTTTATGCCGGTGGCCGCCTTGGGATTGCCCCCGGCAACTACCTGCTCGCCCTTGTTCCCCTCGCCTTTGGCCTGGTCATCCTCTACAGCCTCTGGTTCATGCTCGGGGCGACGAGCATCTGGTTTGTCAAGATCTACAACGTCACCGAAGTGCTGAACGGCTTACTCGAAGCGGGCCGCTACCCGATGGTGGCCTACCCGTTCGCCTATCGCCTCTTCTTTACCTTCGTTATCCCGGTCGCCTTTCTCACCACCGTACCCGCCGAAGCCCTGCTGGGCCGAACGCAGATCGTCTGGCTCGCCGGAGCCGCCGCCCTCGCTGCTTTTCTATTTCTGGCGTCCGCTCTTTTCTGGCGCTTTGCCCTGCGCTTTTACACCAGCGCTTCGAGTTAA
- the glpK gene encoding glycerol kinase GlpK, which translates to MSREVVLALDLGTTGIRALLFDRSGALVAGSYRELPQIYPLPGWVEHDPLVIWQLTCEVIAEVHAPGQFHIAAIGLTNQRETCLLWDGPTGEPIGNAIVWQDRRTAPLCQKLVAAGWQGPIQQRTGLVIDAYFSATKLAWLLEHHRPSINTLKAGTIDSWIVWKLTGGQAHLTDTSNAARTMLFNLQTLDWDAELLALLNIPAEILPTIKPSIGVLAHTDHAILGYSAPIAGILGDQQAALFAHGCNRPGLMKCTYGTGSFLVAYTGDRPILSRHRLLSTVAWSDTRSTGYALEGAIFTSGACVQWLRDSLGIIETADQTAALAGSIPDNGGVYFVPALSGLGAPHWDMEARGLLIGLTRGSGRAQIVRAVLEAIAFQVREVTDALTADTGTPPQRLKVDGGAVRNDFLMQLQADVLGIPVERPALIDTTAQGAAFAAGLGTGFWPDYDRLVAERPIDRTFVPGEHQLATQATFAIWQRAVERARYWA; encoded by the coding sequence GTGAGCCGCGAGGTCGTACTCGCCCTCGATCTGGGCACCACGGGCATCCGTGCCCTGCTATTTGATCGTTCTGGCGCACTCGTCGCCGGCAGTTACCGCGAATTGCCCCAGATCTATCCGCTGCCCGGCTGGGTCGAGCACGATCCGCTCGTCATCTGGCAGCTCACCTGCGAGGTGATCGCCGAAGTCCACGCACCGGGCCAGTTTCACATTGCCGCCATTGGCCTCACCAACCAGCGCGAGACCTGTCTGCTCTGGGATGGCCCCACGGGTGAACCGATCGGCAACGCCATCGTCTGGCAGGACCGGCGCACCGCCCCTCTGTGTCAGAAGCTGGTGGCCGCAGGCTGGCAGGGACCGATCCAGCAGCGCACGGGCCTGGTAATCGACGCTTACTTTTCGGCCACCAAACTTGCCTGGCTGCTGGAGCACCACCGGCCTTCTATTAATACTCTCAAAGCCGGGACGATCGACAGCTGGATCGTCTGGAAACTCACTGGCGGGCAAGCGCACCTCACCGACACGAGCAACGCCGCGCGCACGATGCTCTTTAACCTCCAGACTCTAGATTGGGACGCGGAGCTGTTGGCGCTGCTCAATATTCCCGCCGAGATTTTGCCCACAATCAAGCCATCGATAGGTGTGCTCGCCCACACCGACCACGCCATCCTGGGCTACAGCGCCCCGATCGCGGGCATCCTGGGCGATCAGCAGGCGGCCCTCTTTGCCCACGGCTGCAACCGGCCTGGCCTGATGAAGTGTACCTACGGCACAGGCTCGTTTCTGGTCGCCTACACGGGCGATCGGCCCATCCTCTCGCGCCACCGCCTGCTGAGTACCGTTGCCTGGAGCGATACGCGCTCCACCGGCTACGCCCTAGAAGGAGCGATCTTTACTTCCGGTGCGTGCGTGCAGTGGCTGCGCGACAGCCTCGGGATCATCGAGACCGCCGACCAGACGGCTGCCCTCGCCGGCAGTATCCCGGATAACGGCGGCGTCTACTTCGTTCCAGCACTCAGTGGTCTGGGGGCACCCCACTGGGATATGGAGGCGCGGGGGCTCCTCATTGGTCTCACCCGTGGCAGCGGGCGGGCCCAGATCGTCCGGGCCGTGCTTGAGGCGATCGCCTTTCAGGTGCGCGAGGTGACAGACGCGCTTACCGCCGACACCGGTACTCCTCCGCAGCGGCTCAAAGTCGATGGCGGCGCGGTGCGCAACGACTTTTTGATGCAACTGCAGGCGGACGTGCTGGGTATTCCGGTCGAGCGGCCCGCCCTCATCGACACCACCGCCCAGGGAGCGGCCTTTGCCGCCGGACTGGGCACGGGCTTCTGGCCGGACTACGACCGGCTGGTAGCCGAGCGGCCCATCGACCGCACCTTCGTGCCGGGCGAGCACCAGCTTGCTACCCAGGCCACCTTCGCCATCTGGCAGCGGGCCGTCGAGCGCGCCAGGTACTGGGCATAA
- the sixA gene encoding phosphohistidine phosphatase SixA, with product MDLLLVRHGIAEEHGTRTNDAERVLTEEGRQKTRRVAKRLRELDVQLEIVLTSPLIRARQTAEILIEEGLASLLELFTPLSPGGALADFRQWLVAHPAVTSAAIVGHQPDLGLWAEALLWGSPRRGLDIKKAGVVRIAIEPTALTGNLLWFIPPRVLL from the coding sequence ATGGATCTGTTGTTGGTTCGCCACGGCATCGCCGAGGAACATGGTACCCGTACCAACGATGCAGAGCGGGTTCTGACCGAAGAAGGCCGTCAGAAAACCCGCCGGGTGGCAAAGCGCTTGCGCGAGCTGGATGTGCAACTGGAGATTGTTCTGACCAGTCCGCTTATTCGCGCCCGTCAGACCGCTGAGATCTTGATCGAGGAGGGGCTGGCCAGTTTGCTGGAACTTTTTACACCCCTTTCTCCCGGCGGGGCTCTGGCTGACTTCAGGCAGTGGCTGGTGGCCCACCCGGCAGTGACGAGCGCAGCGATCGTGGGCCACCAGCCCGATCTGGGATTGTGGGCGGAGGCGCTCCTCTGGGGCAGTCCCCGGCGGGGCCTCGACATCAAAAAAGCGGGGGTGGTGCGCATCGCTATCGAACCGACTGCCCTCACAGGCAACCTGCTCTGGTTCATCCCGCCGCGAGTGCTCCTGTGA
- a CDS encoding Tic22 family protein, producing the protein MKFPGASPGWRQAVWLVLSIALFTFSVAALPVLALSEDQLVAKLNAVPVFTIIDAKGSPLLLIPKQQKDIGILNFYLDSTLAQQAIKLVKDQNPDKGKVYQVASTALGRAYTAIKQEREKKDSKVRFQFLSSPASIQYAYQVAKKKDPNLKNFQGVPVFFLTGGDRRGILTLKRNGQEFLPMFFSEVDLQRNLAALRKGRSDLPGNLSVEVATLDSVVGTMLSGQSDKDAEKITFIPSRAALEYAKTLQKPK; encoded by the coding sequence ATGAAATTTCCTGGAGCATCGCCCGGTTGGCGTCAGGCTGTCTGGCTTGTTCTGTCGATTGCCCTCTTCACCTTCTCGGTTGCTGCCCTGCCCGTCCTCGCCCTGAGCGAAGATCAACTGGTTGCCAAACTCAACGCGGTCCCGGTCTTTACGATCATCGATGCCAAGGGTTCGCCCCTGCTGCTCATTCCCAAACAACAAAAAGACATCGGCATCTTAAATTTTTATCTCGACTCCACTCTGGCGCAGCAGGCGATAAAACTGGTCAAAGACCAGAACCCCGACAAGGGCAAGGTCTATCAGGTCGCCTCGACGGCCCTTGGGCGCGCCTACACGGCGATCAAACAGGAGCGCGAAAAAAAAGACAGCAAGGTGCGCTTTCAATTTTTGAGCAGTCCTGCCAGCATCCAGTACGCCTATCAGGTCGCCAAGAAAAAAGATCCCAACCTCAAAAATTTTCAGGGGGTACCGGTCTTTTTTCTCACCGGCGGTGATCGGCGCGGCATTCTCACCCTCAAGCGCAATGGCCAGGAGTTTCTGCCGATGTTCTTCTCAGAAGTTGACCTGCAGCGCAATCTGGCGGCGCTGCGCAAGGGCCGCTCCGACCTGCCCGGCAACCTGAGTGTCGAGGTGGCCACCCTCGATTCGGTAGTGGGCACGATGCTCAGCGGGCAGAGCGACAAGGATGCTGAGAAGATTACTTTTATTCCCTCTCGGGCTGCCCTCGAATACGCCAAAACCCTGCAGAAGCCTAAATAG
- a CDS encoding Tic22 family protein, with translation MQRLFVQRLATLSLTGLLSAIAVCTSAQALPEEDVIKKLDSVPVFTIVDPKGNPLIITVKDKDKKDTSILPLFLDQKAVQDAYGNFQKNNAQAAKNSQIGVISLGQAFKAVRDEQKKKDNKVAFQFLTDPKTVDYALEISKKSDANIKSFPGIPVFYAMGSDDKTKAKGFVTFEKDGKQYVPLFFDQKDLERNVNEIKRSKPELAKQMNIEVASLDSVVSTMLEGKNDAEFTKLTFVPSLQAVQYVQTLQKNAKAQAGPAPAPAPASAPAPSTPPK, from the coding sequence ATGCAACGACTTTTTGTGCAGAGATTGGCGACATTGAGCCTCACCGGTCTGCTGAGCGCAATCGCAGTCTGTACCTCCGCTCAGGCCCTTCCCGAGGAAGATGTCATCAAAAAACTCGACAGCGTGCCGGTCTTCACGATCGTCGATCCGAAGGGCAATCCGCTGATCATCACTGTCAAGGATAAAGACAAGAAGGACACTTCCATCCTGCCACTGTTTCTCGATCAAAAGGCGGTGCAGGACGCCTACGGCAATTTCCAAAAAAATAACGCCCAGGCCGCCAAAAATTCACAGATCGGAGTCATCAGCCTTGGGCAGGCTTTCAAGGCCGTCCGCGACGAGCAAAAGAAAAAAGACAACAAAGTCGCGTTCCAGTTTTTGACGGACCCCAAGACCGTCGATTACGCCCTTGAGATCTCCAAAAAGTCAGATGCCAACATCAAGAGCTTTCCTGGCATCCCGGTCTTCTACGCGATGGGCAGCGACGACAAGACCAAGGCCAAGGGCTTCGTTACCTTTGAAAAGGATGGCAAGCAGTACGTGCCGCTGTTCTTCGATCAAAAAGATCTCGAGCGCAACGTCAACGAGATCAAGCGTTCCAAGCCCGAACTGGCCAAGCAGATGAATATCGAGGTGGCTTCCCTCGATTCGGTGGTCTCGACGATGCTCGAGGGCAAAAACGACGCCGAATTCACCAAGCTCACCTTTGTACCGTCGCTGCAGGCGGTCCAGTACGTCCAGACGCTCCAAAAAAATGCCAAGGCCCAGGCCGGTCCGGCTCCAGCTCCAGCGCCAGCCTCCGCTCCGGCCCCCTCGACTCCGCCCAAATAA
- the prmC gene encoding peptide chain release factor N(5)-glutamine methyltransferase codes for MAGEARSWYAQALTQAQERGIDPAEVDYLVEAVSGLDRLRLRLLGPEALGPFEDKLTKLWRRRLSECVPVQYLTGRAYWRDLELQVNPAVLIPRPETELLADLAIAFCQSLEQPLLADLGTGSGAIAVAVARALPTATLWATDISKQALAVADANIRTYGLTERIHLVEGDWFSPLPLLAFDCLISNPPYIPSAEVDRLMPEVRLHEPRLALDGGADGLETIRLLVAKARRYLRPGGLVAIELMAGQAAAVVELIEKAGQYDQIRTVCDWSGIERFVCANAWQPGS; via the coding sequence GTGGCCGGTGAAGCTCGCAGCTGGTACGCCCAGGCGCTTACCCAGGCGCAGGAGCGAGGAATCGATCCGGCTGAAGTCGATTATCTGGTCGAAGCGGTAAGCGGCCTCGACCGCCTGCGCTTGCGGCTGTTGGGGCCGGAGGCGCTTGGGCCCTTTGAGGACAAACTGACGAAGCTGTGGCGGCGACGGCTCAGCGAGTGCGTTCCGGTCCAGTACCTGACGGGCCGGGCCTACTGGCGCGATCTGGAGCTGCAGGTCAATCCGGCTGTCCTTATTCCCCGCCCCGAGACCGAACTATTGGCCGATCTGGCCATTGCCTTTTGCCAATCGCTCGAACAACCCCTGCTGGCCGACCTGGGCACGGGCTCAGGGGCGATTGCCGTCGCCGTCGCCCGCGCTCTACCGACGGCGACACTCTGGGCCACCGATATCTCAAAGCAGGCGCTGGCTGTGGCCGATGCCAATATCCGCACCTACGGCCTGACAGAACGGATTCATCTGGTGGAGGGCGACTGGTTTAGCCCCCTGCCCCTGCTCGCCTTCGACTGCCTTATCAGCAATCCGCCCTACATCCCGAGCGCCGAGGTCGATCGGCTGATGCCCGAAGTGCGGCTGCACGAGCCACGGCTTGCCCTCGACGGCGGGGCGGACGGGCTGGAGACGATCCGGCTGCTGGTGGCGAAAGCAAGGCGTTACCTGCGGCCAGGGGGGCTTGTGGCCATCGAGCTGATGGCCGGACAGGCCGCAGCGGTCGTCGAGCTGATCGAAAAAGCAGGGCAGTACGACCAGATTCGCACGGTCTGCGACTGGTCGGGGATCGAGCGCTTTGTCTGCGCTAACGCTTGGCAGCCAGGATCATGA
- the infC gene encoding translation initiation factor IF-3 yields MINERIRFPKIRAIDADGTQLGIMHPRDALRIAEERNLDLVVVSEDAQPPVCRIMDYGKYKFEQEKRAKEARKKQHTADVKEVKMRYTIGEHDYQVRVRDTIRFLKDGDKVKCTIMFRGREIQHAELAKNLLMQLASDVSEIGEVQQEPSVEGRNMIMILAAKR; encoded by the coding sequence ATGATCAACGAGCGAATCCGCTTTCCAAAGATTCGCGCCATCGACGCCGATGGCACCCAGCTTGGCATCATGCATCCGCGCGACGCTCTGCGCATCGCCGAGGAGCGCAACCTCGATCTGGTCGTCGTCAGCGAAGATGCCCAGCCACCCGTCTGCCGGATCATGGATTACGGCAAGTACAAGTTTGAACAAGAAAAACGCGCAAAAGAAGCGCGCAAAAAGCAGCACACCGCCGATGTCAAAGAAGTCAAAATGCGCTATACAATCGGCGAGCACGATTATCAGGTGCGCGTGCGCGACACGATTCGATTTCTCAAAGACGGCGACAAGGTCAAATGCACGATCATGTTTCGTGGCCGCGAGATCCAGCACGCCGAGCTGGCTAAAAACCTGCTGATGCAGCTGGCGAGCGATGTCAGTGAAATAGGCGAAGTGCAGCAGGAGCCCTCGGTCGAGGGCCGCAACATGATCATGATCCTGGCTGCCAAGCGTTAG
- a CDS encoding alpha/beta hydrolase codes for MCALTAFDAFEVEVELDDAVVRGELLVPAAPVAAGVLFVPAGGLSDRDGNDTDVGFAPLRQLAEGLAERGIASLRSEGRGVGRSSGELASPQTALEDFLALIARCSRYPELGTRPVLLAHGAGCTLALVAATRLVDDPPAGLVLIAPPVSPVGELMGYRQAAAARLADLPPGERLVALAQLQAEYGERPALLPVSLKAISCPILVVQGTADWIFPPGESLRLVSKLPNAERLLLDGLDHWLVPFAGWRSPEQNLRSDLAVAEEAIEPIAGWIAART; via the coding sequence GTGTGCGCTTTGACGGCCTTTGACGCCTTTGAAGTCGAAGTCGAACTGGACGATGCGGTTGTGCGCGGCGAGTTGCTCGTGCCCGCTGCGCCGGTTGCCGCTGGGGTGTTGTTCGTACCGGCGGGCGGGCTGAGTGACCGCGACGGCAACGACACCGACGTCGGCTTTGCCCCCCTGCGCCAGCTGGCGGAGGGGCTGGCGGAGCGGGGGATTGCCTCCCTGCGCAGCGAGGGGCGCGGCGTCGGCAGAAGCAGCGGCGAACTGGCAAGTCCCCAGACCGCCCTCGAAGATTTTCTCGCCCTCATTGCCCGGTGTTCTCGCTATCCGGAACTGGGAACCCGCCCGGTGCTCCTCGCTCACGGTGCCGGTTGTACCCTGGCGCTCGTCGCTGCGACCCGGCTGGTGGACGATCCGCCGGCTGGCCTGGTGCTGATTGCGCCGCCGGTGAGCCCGGTGGGCGAATTGATGGGCTATCGGCAGGCAGCCGCCGCCCGGCTGGCGGATCTGCCTCCGGGCGAACGACTGGTGGCCCTCGCCCAGTTGCAGGCCGAGTACGGCGAGCGGCCCGCCCTGCTGCCGGTGAGCTTGAAGGCGATTAGCTGTCCAATTCTGGTCGTGCAGGGCACCGCCGATTGGATCTTTCCGCCGGGCGAATCGCTGCGGCTCGTAAGCAAGCTGCCCAACGCCGAGCGCCTGCTCTTAGACGGGCTCGATCACTGGCTGGTGCCCTTCGCGGGCTGGCGCTCGCCCGAGCAGAACCTGCGATCGGATCTGGCGGTGGCGGAGGAAGCGATCGAGCCCATCGCAGGCTGGATTGCTGCGCGTACTTAA